Proteins from one Patescibacteria group bacterium genomic window:
- a CDS encoding RNA-binding domain-containing protein has translation MDEPKVKQTIEETIRLGSETSSVEFKDARGGFPRDTWKTISAFSHRPGGGFIVFGVTEDRSRNSMEATGITELAVLQEKMSNVVSTQMSVVIRPEYFPMTLGGKTILAIYISECSDQHKPCYHKDTGMPNGAYVRDGNTDRKITHEEMLRFLDNAKLSKFDSTQASDTQLSDLSEKKMYDLLTRMGQRTNRDARIEEIAFDLLKNLGIADTFDGGNFPTIAGFLIFAKEKPQLKRSFNRYIVRCVKYKGSNVATDIIDKADIDGTLNEQIDTMQKFILRNIRTSAQIVGTKRVERYEYPEKAIREIVANA, from the coding sequence ATGGACGAACCAAAGGTCAAACAAACCATTGAGGAAACTATAAGATTGGGTTCAGAAACCTCCAGCGTTGAGTTTAAAGACGCTCGCGGTGGATTTCCTCGTGATACATGGAAAACCATTTCCGCTTTTTCTCATCGTCCCGGTGGCGGTTTCATTGTCTTTGGTGTTACAGAAGACAGGTCAAGAAATTCTATGGAAGCCACTGGAATTACTGAGCTTGCAGTTTTGCAAGAGAAGATGAGTAACGTAGTGAGTACGCAAATGAGCGTTGTTATCCGTCCAGAATATTTTCCAATGACTCTAGGCGGAAAGACGATACTCGCAATTTATATTTCTGAATGTTCTGACCAACACAAACCGTGTTATCACAAGGATACAGGCATGCCTAACGGTGCTTATGTACGCGATGGCAATACAGATAGAAAAATTACGCATGAGGAAATGCTGCGATTTCTTGATAACGCTAAGCTTTCAAAATTTGATAGTACGCAAGCATCGGATACCCAACTTAGCGATCTATCAGAAAAGAAAATGTATGACCTTCTCACCCGAATGGGGCAAAGGACAAATCGCGATGCTCGCATTGAGGAAATAGCCTTTGATCTGCTTAAAAATCTTGGCATAGCTGACACATTTGATGGCGGGAACTTTCCAACTATTGCGGGTTTTCTTATTTTTGCAAAGGAGAAGCCACAACTCAAACGATCCTTCAATCGCTACATTGTTCGTTGCGTAAAATATAAAGGATCAAATGTTGCAACTGATATCATAGATAAAGCGGATATAGATGGAACGCTAAATGAACAAATCGATACGATGCAGAAGTTTATATTGCGTAACATACGGACAAGTGCTCAAATCGTGGGTACAAAACGAGTTGAGCGGTATGAGTATCCTGAAAAAGCTATCCGAGAAATTGTGGCCAACGC